TTAGAATACCCGCATATATATGTAGCTAAAAATAGAACATAATATGTGCCGTATTCCCGGAAGTATAGTAGGCGCTTAGCGACATATATGGCGGTCCGGATCCAGTCCCCAGTACCTGGATGTACCCGACATCCAGGGATGGGGTTTGTTTACGTGTGTGAATCGTGCGAGAACAAGTTAATTTGTGTGGACTGTGTAACAGACAGTCATAACGGTCACACACTAGGTAAACTGACTGATCACGTGGTGGACCAGAAACGGGAAATACAGCAGTATGTTCACGAGCTTTCCAAAACGGATACTTCGAAAATCGAGGAATTAAAAGATGTTCGTGTATATGAGACAAACGGTGGACGATATCAGAAAGTCATCAGTGATATTAAACGTCAGGGAAAACAGATGAAGTATGACATAGATAGTGCCATTGCCTTGCTAGTGAAAATGTGTACCGAGTCAGAGAAAATCAATAGAGATATTTCTGATAAAAACGAAACTGCAGACTTAACCAAACATCTTAGAGAGGACCTAAAGCCAAGACTGGACAGACACGAGCAGGAACTGACACCCGATGCAACTGTTGACGTCACTACATTAGGACGGGAAATGGAAAATACTTCAATTGATCCACCCTCTCCTGGGCGTTTGCAGACAGTGGAGTTCAAACCAGGGACCGTCTCCAGCGAACTACTGGAACGCATGCTTGGTAAGGTACTTGTCGACGGAGAAGTCCAGTCGTACAAACCTATTCCGTTTCCTGTGCTTCTGTCCGATTTTAAGACGTCGTTTCTTTTCGATGTATGCCGCACATGTCCTACAGGTGACACGGCATGGTTTTCGCACTGGGGAGACGAATACGTGTATCGATTGGATATAAAAGGTAATGTGAAGGAGGAGATAAAGTGTGAGTTAGAAGTCCAAGCGATCTCCGTATCCCCGACTACAGGCAGAGGGTGGCTGTGTGTCTGTGAGGACCAAAGTATCCGGGAAATCACAACGGGTGGTGCCATAGTTACTCGCTTTACTGTTCACCACACACCAGCTTCTTTGTGTATCACTAGTGACGACATGGCGATAGTAGGGATGGAGGGAGAAATTCAAATATACACTACAGACGGCCGGGCAGTGTCAGATGGAGCAGGAAGCCCATGTCGACAGATGGCAGTGTGGCCTCATCACCTGGCGTCCTGTAAGCAGACTGGGGATGTAGCTGCTGTTGACAGCGAGGGTCTATCGTATGATGAGTACATTGGTATGGAGGAATCAGACATACAGCCACACGTCATCGTGATGGATAAGTACCTGAACCGGAAGTTCATCGTTAAAGACTTTGGTACAACTGAATCAAAAGGAACTGCCAATCAGCCAAAGTGTTACCCGCACGATGTTTGTTTTGATAGCTCTGGCGATGTTCTTGTAACGGAAACTGTCACCAAGTCAGTGCGACTGATTGACGGGAGTACT
The DNA window shown above is from Pecten maximus unplaced genomic scaffold, xPecMax1.1, whole genome shotgun sequence and carries:
- the LOC117320011 gene encoding uncharacterized protein LOC117320011 yields the protein MAVRIQSPVPGCTRHPGMGFVYVCESCENKLICVDCVTDSHNGHTLGKLTDHVVDQKREIQQYVHELSKTDTSKIEELKDVRVYETNGGRYQKVISDIKRQGKQMKYDIDSAIALLVKMCTESEKINRDISDKNETADLTKHLREDLKPRLDRHEQELTPDATVDVTTLGREMENTSIDPPSPGRLQTVEFKPGTVSSELLERMLGKVLVDGEVQSYKPIPFPVLLSDFKTSFLFDVCRTCPTGDTAWFSHWGDEYVYRLDIKGNVKEEIKCELEVQAISVSPTTGRGWLCVCEDQSIREITTGGAIVTRFTVHHTPASLCITSDDMAIVGMEGEIQIYTTDGRAVSDGAGSPCRQMAVWPHHLASCKQTGDVAAVDSEGLSYDEYIGMEESDIQPHVIVMDKYLNRKFIVKDFGTTESKGTANQPKCYPHDVCFDSSGDVLVTETVTKSVRLIDGSTGRCMKTFYESYVHVPCCISLHEDGTFWIGHGTGYYMAVLGNCHQLAEKWED